One window of Mailhella massiliensis genomic DNA carries:
- the ppk1 gene encoding polyphosphate kinase 1 produces the protein MAEKKKESAPRETRKKVDLTAHDYYLNRELSWLDFNARVLETALDENLPLLEQTKFLSIFYNNLDEFFMVRVAKLLYRYREGSAGEEAEEGVNPSRLLAEIRRKASALIAAASEHWLKKLSLQLREKDVHLVRYGELSEKQRRFLLSYFRDEIYPVLTPQAIDPGHPFPTISNLSLNFIIRLQGRDGADRFARLRCPSNVPRFIFIPRNKEATTYASLGLRANVRDADILPLEELIREHLGLLFPGYRVMDSGLFRITRNTDVTIDEDESDDLLEAVQDMVDQRRFGGVVRLETARGMSGSLSEFLIKKLGLKPFQVYRVKGPLAFAQFMALYGLDRPGLKTPSHTPALPSELQTDSLFRVIRGHDVFLHHPYDSFTPVVDFVQKAAEDPRVISIKQTLYRVGNDSPIVRALIEARRRGKQVTAVVELKARFDEERNITWAEELEREGVNVVYGFVGMKIHAKLCLVVRREDEGVVSYAHIGTGNYNASTAKLYTDMGLFTCHPDICADMTDLFNVMTGYAVKDNYRALLVSPSSLRRRLIEQIQNEIAVCSQGGEGEIIMKCNQLVDRKIIRALYMASMAGVKVKLLVRGICCLRPGLPGVSENITVRSIVGRFLEHARVYWFRNGGNPCMFMGSADMMVRNLDRRIEVLTPVLDENIRRTLGDILRLQLEDNMQAWELRGDGMYARLQPENEQAGVNSQERLLG, from the coding sequence GTGGCTGAGAAAAAGAAGGAATCCGCTCCGCGCGAGACGCGGAAAAAAGTGGATCTTACGGCGCATGACTATTACCTGAACCGGGAGTTGAGCTGGCTGGACTTCAACGCCCGCGTACTGGAAACGGCGCTGGATGAAAACCTTCCTTTACTGGAACAAACCAAGTTCCTGTCCATATTCTACAACAATCTCGACGAATTCTTCATGGTACGGGTGGCCAAGCTCCTGTACCGCTACAGGGAGGGCTCCGCCGGAGAGGAGGCAGAGGAGGGGGTGAACCCCTCCCGGCTGCTTGCGGAAATACGCCGCAAGGCCTCGGCGCTCATTGCCGCGGCCAGCGAACACTGGCTGAAGAAGCTTTCCCTTCAGCTTCGGGAAAAGGACGTGCATCTTGTGCGTTACGGAGAGCTTTCGGAAAAGCAGCGCCGTTTTCTGCTTTCCTATTTCCGCGACGAGATCTATCCCGTGCTCACGCCTCAGGCCATAGATCCGGGGCATCCTTTCCCCACCATTTCCAACCTCAGCCTGAACTTCATCATACGTCTTCAGGGGCGCGACGGGGCGGACCGCTTCGCCCGGCTGCGCTGCCCGAGCAACGTGCCGCGCTTCATTTTCATTCCCCGCAACAAGGAGGCCACCACCTACGCCTCCCTGGGGCTCAGGGCCAATGTGCGCGACGCCGACATCCTGCCGCTGGAAGAACTCATACGGGAACACCTCGGGCTGCTGTTCCCCGGCTACCGGGTCATGGATTCCGGGCTGTTCCGCATTACCCGCAATACCGACGTCACCATCGACGAGGATGAGAGCGACGACCTTCTGGAAGCCGTGCAGGACATGGTGGATCAGCGCCGTTTCGGCGGCGTGGTCAGGCTCGAGACGGCGCGGGGCATGTCCGGTTCTCTTTCGGAATTTCTCATCAAGAAGCTGGGACTCAAGCCCTTCCAGGTCTACCGGGTCAAGGGGCCTCTGGCCTTCGCCCAGTTCATGGCGCTCTACGGGCTGGACAGGCCGGGGCTCAAGACGCCGTCCCACACTCCGGCCCTGCCTTCCGAACTCCAGACGGATTCGCTTTTCCGCGTCATCCGGGGGCACGACGTCTTTCTGCATCATCCCTACGACTCCTTTACTCCCGTGGTCGATTTCGTGCAGAAGGCGGCGGAGGACCCCAGGGTCATTTCCATCAAGCAGACGCTGTACCGCGTGGGGAACGATTCGCCCATAGTACGCGCGCTCATCGAGGCGCGCCGGCGCGGCAAGCAGGTGACGGCCGTGGTGGAACTCAAGGCCCGCTTCGACGAGGAGCGCAACATCACCTGGGCCGAGGAGCTGGAGCGCGAAGGCGTGAACGTGGTGTACGGCTTCGTGGGCATGAAGATTCACGCCAAGCTCTGCCTTGTGGTGCGCCGCGAGGATGAGGGCGTGGTGAGCTATGCCCACATAGGCACGGGCAACTACAACGCCTCCACTGCGAAGCTCTACACGGACATGGGGCTGTTCACCTGCCACCCCGACATCTGCGCCGACATGACGGACCTTTTCAACGTGATGACGGGGTATGCGGTAAAGGACAATTACCGCGCGCTTCTGGTTTCCCCCAGCTCCCTGCGCCGTCGGCTCATCGAACAGATTCAGAATGAGATCGCCGTCTGCTCGCAGGGAGGGGAGGGCGAGATCATCATGAAGTGCAACCAGCTTGTGGACAGGAAGATCATCCGCGCCCTGTACATGGCCTCCATGGCGGGGGTGAAGGTGAAGCTTCTCGTTCGCGGCATCTGCTGCCTGCGTCCGGGGCTGCCGGGCGTGAGCGAAAACATCACGGTGCGTTCCATCGTGGGGCGTTTTCTGGAACATGCCCGCGTGTACTGGTTCCGCAACGGGGGCAACCCCTGCATGTTCATGGGCAGTGCGGACATGATGGTCCGCAACCTGGACCGCCGCATCGAGGTGCTCACTCCGGTGCTCGACGAGAACATACGCCGTACGCTGGGCGATATTCTGCGCCTTCAGCTTGAGGACAATATGCAGGCTTGGGAACTCAGGGGCGACGGCATGTATGCGCGCCTTCAGCCGGAGAATGAACAGGCGGGGGTGAATTCCCAGGAAAGGCTTCTCGGCTGA
- a CDS encoding Ppx/GppA phosphatase family protein has product MSAEVSGRGRTVAILDMGSNSLRMIIVRIGGNRVTSVLNQVKQMVRLGEGAFENHMLQPEPMRRTVAALRGFAGMCRSYGVDDVVALATAAVRDAANGRDFMEEIRRETGFDFTVISGREEARLICRGVSVALEPFAGKRMFIDIGGGSTELSVAEGLDILELESLKLGAVRLAGLFPCSGPVSPQRYAQMQKYVRDHAVLPLQRMEKQAPGELVGSSGTIQSLAEMAVAMAREAGRKTGDTAEMLSYDGLRRVVKALCERNEEERMALPGMNPRRTGILIPGAAILQTIMEELDFDSVRVSGRGLRDGALADYVDGLFEDKGRLSVRESSVLRLARLCRFEEVHSRHVAHIAVQLFDHARELGLYGGPARMRELLYYAGLLHDIGIFISFTRHNAHSHYLIQNSEMLGFTQNEVSFMAALALFHRYGYTKKDKLAVELSGEWQDDLRLLSLFLSLAEALDKSHRQAVTNTVFERRDDGVALIVTTSLPCPVEQERLKRCFKAMEKCLGKTLVLWKTEE; this is encoded by the coding sequence ATGAGCGCTGAAGTGTCCGGCCGCGGCCGGACGGTAGCCATTCTTGATATGGGCTCCAACTCGCTGCGCATGATCATCGTGCGCATAGGCGGGAACAGGGTGACCAGCGTGCTCAATCAGGTGAAGCAGATGGTGCGGCTCGGCGAAGGGGCGTTCGAGAACCACATGCTTCAGCCCGAACCCATGCGCCGTACCGTGGCTGCGCTGCGCGGCTTTGCGGGCATGTGCCGCTCCTACGGGGTGGACGATGTGGTCGCCCTGGCCACGGCCGCCGTGCGCGATGCCGCCAACGGCCGCGACTTCATGGAAGAGATACGCCGCGAGACGGGATTCGACTTCACGGTGATTTCCGGCAGGGAAGAGGCGCGCCTCATCTGCCGCGGCGTGTCCGTGGCGCTGGAGCCTTTCGCGGGCAAGCGCATGTTCATCGACATAGGCGGCGGCAGTACGGAACTTTCCGTGGCCGAGGGGCTGGATATTCTGGAGCTGGAATCGCTGAAGCTCGGGGCCGTGCGTCTTGCCGGGCTTTTTCCCTGTTCCGGTCCGGTGAGTCCGCAGCGCTACGCGCAGATGCAGAAATATGTGCGCGATCATGCGGTGCTTCCTCTCCAGCGCATGGAGAAACAGGCCCCCGGCGAACTGGTCGGCAGTTCCGGCACCATTCAGAGTCTTGCGGAAATGGCCGTCGCCATGGCCCGGGAGGCGGGCAGAAAAACGGGCGACACGGCGGAGATGCTGAGTTACGACGGGCTGCGCCGCGTGGTGAAGGCCCTTTGCGAAAGAAACGAGGAGGAGCGCATGGCACTGCCGGGCATGAATCCCCGGCGCACCGGCATCCTCATTCCCGGCGCTGCCATACTGCAGACCATCATGGAGGAACTCGACTTCGATTCCGTGCGTGTTTCCGGCCGCGGCCTGAGGGACGGCGCCCTTGCCGACTATGTGGACGGTCTGTTCGAGGACAAGGGCAGGCTTTCCGTCCGGGAGAGCAGCGTACTCCGTCTGGCGAGGCTGTGCCGCTTCGAGGAAGTGCATTCCCGCCATGTGGCGCACATCGCCGTTCAGCTCTTCGATCATGCCCGGGAACTCGGACTGTACGGAGGCCCGGCCCGTATGCGCGAACTTCTGTATTACGCGGGCCTGCTGCACGATATCGGCATTTTCATTTCCTTCACCAGGCATAACGCGCACAGCCACTATCTCATTCAGAACAGCGAAATGCTGGGTTTCACGCAGAACGAGGTGTCGTTCATGGCGGCCCTGGCGCTGTTCCACCGCTACGGCTATACGAAGAAGGACAAGCTTGCGGTGGAACTTTCCGGTGAGTGGCAGGACGATCTGCGCCTGCTCTCCCTGTTCCTTTCCCTTGCCGAGGCTCTGGACAAGAGTCACCGGCAGGCCGTGACGAACACGGTTTTTGAGCGGAGGGACGACGGCGTGGCGCTCATCGTCACCACTTCTCTCCCCTGTCCCGTGGAGCAGGAGAGACTGAAGCGCTGCTTCAAGGCCATGGAAAAGTGTCTCGGCAAGACGCTGGTGCTGTGGAAAACGGAAGAATAA
- the nifU gene encoding Fe-S cluster assembly protein NifU, producing MWEYTETVRDHFLHPRNAGVLEDANVIGEAGSLACGDALKLMLKVNEQGIIEDAKFQTFGCASAIASSSALTELIKGKHMDEAAKLTNKEIAEYLGGLPKEKMHCSVMGEEALEDAVRHWKGLPSKAHAEEGRLVCKCFGVTDLQIIKVARENNLTTVEEVTDFIKAGGACGSCKDDIQSILDKLHAMDKPLQEIRPVPRMTNVQRMQKVMTIINEDIAPRLALDGGSIELVDVDGTTVVVALRGACSGCSASQLTLKNLVEKTLREQVDSAINVVEA from the coding sequence ATGTGGGAATATACCGAGACTGTCCGTGACCACTTCCTGCATCCGCGCAATGCCGGCGTGCTCGAAGACGCCAACGTCATCGGCGAGGCGGGAAGCCTTGCCTGCGGCGACGCTCTGAAGCTCATGCTCAAGGTCAACGAACAGGGCATCATTGAAGACGCGAAGTTCCAGACCTTCGGCTGCGCCAGCGCCATCGCTTCCAGCTCCGCCCTCACCGAACTCATCAAGGGCAAGCATATGGACGAGGCCGCAAAGCTGACGAACAAGGAAATCGCCGAGTATCTCGGCGGCCTTCCCAAGGAAAAGATGCACTGCTCCGTCATGGGCGAGGAAGCTCTGGAAGACGCGGTGCGCCACTGGAAGGGCCTGCCCTCCAAGGCTCACGCGGAAGAGGGGCGTCTCGTGTGCAAGTGCTTCGGCGTGACCGACCTTCAGATCATCAAGGTGGCCAGGGAAAACAACCTCACCACCGTGGAGGAAGTGACCGACTTCATCAAGGCCGGCGGCGCCTGCGGCAGCTGCAAGGACGACATTCAGTCCATCCTCGACAAGCTGCACGCCATGGACAAGCCCCTTCAGGAAATCCGTCCCGTGCCCCGCATGACCAACGTGCAGCGTATGCAGAAGGTCATGACCATCATCAATGAAGATATCGCCCCCCGCCTCGCTCTCGACGGCGGCAGCATAGAACTCGTGGACGTGGACGGCACCACCGTGGTGGTGGCCCTGCGCGGCGCGTGTTCCGGGTGCAGCGCCAGCCAGCTGACGCTGAAGAATCTGGTGGAAAAGACCCTGCGCGAGCAGGTGGATTCCGCCATCAACGTCGTGGAGGCGTAA
- the nifS gene encoding cysteine desulfurase NifS translates to MADVTDVIYLDNNATTRVAPEVVEAMMPAFGPLYGNASSMHTFGGQMGRYISTAREQVAGILGADPEEIIFTSCGSESDNSAWYSATETQPEKRHVITTKVEHSAVLAYGHYLEDKGYEVTWLGVDDKGQISLEELERAIRPDTALVSMMYANNETGTIFPIAKVAEIVKSRGVQLHVDAVQAVGKEIIDLSRLPIDYLALSGHKLHAPKGIGALYVRRGTRFRPYLKGGHQERGRRAGTENVPYIIGLGKACELAASNLDKERTQVSALRDRLQEGLLAAIPHCKVNGDQAHRLPNTLNISFEAVEGEALLLQLDQYHICASSGSACTSGSLEPSHVLRAMGVPFNYAHGSVRFSLSRYNTAAEIERVIEVMPGIVSELRKISPFASFLKK, encoded by the coding sequence ATGGCCGACGTTACCGATGTGATCTATCTCGACAACAACGCCACCACCCGGGTCGCTCCCGAAGTGGTGGAAGCCATGATGCCCGCCTTCGGCCCGCTGTACGGCAATGCCTCCAGCATGCATACCTTCGGCGGGCAGATGGGCCGTTACATCTCCACCGCCCGTGAGCAGGTGGCCGGTATTCTCGGCGCCGATCCCGAAGAGATCATCTTCACGTCCTGCGGCTCCGAATCCGACAACTCCGCCTGGTATTCCGCCACGGAAACCCAGCCGGAAAAGCGCCACGTCATCACCACCAAGGTGGAACATTCCGCGGTGCTCGCCTACGGCCACTATCTCGAAGACAAGGGCTACGAAGTGACGTGGCTCGGTGTGGACGACAAGGGACAGATCAGCCTTGAGGAGCTTGAGCGCGCCATCCGTCCCGACACGGCTCTGGTTTCCATGATGTACGCCAACAACGAAACCGGCACCATCTTCCCCATCGCCAAGGTGGCGGAAATCGTGAAGTCCCGCGGCGTGCAGCTGCATGTGGACGCCGTGCAGGCCGTGGGCAAGGAAATCATCGATCTTTCCCGCCTGCCCATCGACTACCTGGCGCTTTCCGGTCACAAGCTCCATGCCCCCAAGGGCATAGGCGCGCTGTATGTCCGCCGCGGCACCCGCTTCCGTCCCTACCTGAAGGGCGGTCATCAGGAACGCGGCCGCCGTGCGGGTACGGAGAACGTGCCCTACATCATCGGCCTCGGCAAGGCCTGCGAACTGGCCGCGTCCAATCTGGATAAGGAACGTACGCAGGTTTCCGCCCTGCGCGACCGCCTGCAGGAAGGACTGCTTGCCGCCATTCCGCACTGCAAGGTCAACGGCGATCAGGCTCATCGCCTGCCCAACACCCTGAACATCTCCTTCGAGGCCGTGGAAGGCGAGGCTCTGCTGCTTCAGCTCGACCAGTATCACATCTGCGCAAGCTCTGGCTCCGCCTGCACGTCCGGCAGCCTTGAACCTTCCCATGTGCTGCGCGCCATGGGCGTGCCCTTCAACTACGCCCACGGTTCCGTGCGCTTCAGCCTGAGCCGCTACAATACCGCGGCGGAAATCGAACGCGTGATCGAAGTCATGCCCGGCATCGTGAGCGAACTGCGCAAGATTTCTCCGTTCGCAAGCTTTCTGAAGAAGTAG
- a CDS encoding [FeFe] hydrogenase, group A produces the protein MGSMIIDGIRVEFTDEANVLTVIRKAGIDLPTLCYVSELSVYGACRLCTVKDDEGRYFASCTVKPRDGMNIETNTPELRRYRRTLLELLLASHDRDCTTCNKNGDCHLQNLAERMGVRGVRFKSVQEHHEVDNSSNCIVRTPSKCILCGDCVRMCDNIQAVDALDFAGKGVATLVTPAYNRRLAETDCVGCGQCRVVCPTGAISIKNNVDEVWAALADPETRVVAQVAPAVRTAIGDRFGFPAGKNVMNRLVTVMHRLGFEEVYDTAFGADLTVAEESRELEKRLASGENLPLFTSCCPAWVRFCEKKHPDFIPHLSTCRSPMQMFGAVLRAWDEQIPDEKGRRLVSVAIMPCTAKKDEILRPESHTHGRQDVDFVLTTEELVGMIQTYGLTLNGAEKDAADMPFGITSGAGLIFGASGGVTEAVLRNFIAGHNRTAIDELKRAGVRSEEGLREFTFRYGERELHAAVVSGLRNADTLLNAIRAGEKHYDFVEFMACPGGCIMGGGQPVSSSGVGMFRPRRDSLYEADINMQIKKTSENPLLDTLYSTLLKGREHELLHRNLTGE, from the coding sequence ATGGGCAGCATGATCATCGACGGCATCCGCGTCGAATTCACCGATGAAGCCAATGTACTTACGGTCATACGCAAGGCGGGCATCGACCTGCCCACGCTCTGCTACGTTTCGGAACTTTCCGTGTACGGCGCCTGCCGCCTCTGCACGGTCAAGGACGACGAAGGCCGGTATTTCGCCTCGTGCACGGTCAAGCCGCGCGACGGCATGAACATAGAAACCAATACGCCGGAGCTGAGGCGCTACCGCCGCACGCTTCTGGAGCTTCTGCTCGCATCCCACGACCGCGACTGCACCACCTGCAACAAGAACGGCGACTGCCATCTCCAGAACCTTGCCGAACGCATGGGCGTACGAGGCGTGCGCTTCAAAAGCGTTCAGGAACACCATGAGGTGGACAACAGTTCCAACTGCATCGTACGCACGCCGAGCAAGTGCATTCTCTGCGGCGACTGCGTGCGCATGTGCGACAACATTCAGGCCGTGGACGCCCTCGACTTTGCGGGCAAGGGCGTGGCCACGCTGGTGACGCCCGCCTACAACCGGCGCCTGGCCGAAACCGACTGCGTGGGCTGCGGCCAGTGCCGTGTGGTCTGCCCCACAGGCGCCATTTCCATCAAGAACAATGTGGACGAAGTGTGGGCCGCCCTGGCGGACCCCGAAACCCGCGTGGTGGCGCAGGTAGCCCCTGCGGTACGCACGGCCATAGGCGACAGGTTCGGCTTCCCCGCCGGAAAGAACGTGATGAACCGCCTTGTCACGGTGATGCACCGGCTGGGCTTCGAAGAAGTTTACGATACCGCCTTCGGTGCGGATCTTACCGTGGCCGAAGAAAGCCGCGAGCTGGAGAAGCGCCTCGCCTCGGGCGAGAATCTTCCGCTGTTCACGAGCTGCTGCCCGGCGTGGGTACGCTTCTGCGAAAAGAAGCACCCCGACTTCATTCCCCATCTTTCCACCTGCCGTTCTCCCATGCAGATGTTCGGCGCGGTGCTGCGCGCCTGGGACGAACAGATTCCCGACGAAAAGGGGCGCCGCCTCGTTTCCGTGGCCATCATGCCCTGTACGGCGAAGAAGGATGAAATCCTGCGCCCCGAATCCCATACCCACGGCAGGCAGGACGTGGACTTCGTGCTGACGACGGAAGAACTCGTCGGCATGATACAGACCTACGGCCTGACCCTGAACGGCGCGGAAAAGGACGCGGCCGATATGCCCTTCGGCATAACCTCGGGCGCGGGACTCATCTTCGGCGCGAGCGGCGGCGTCACGGAAGCGGTGCTGCGCAACTTCATCGCCGGGCACAACCGTACGGCAATCGACGAGCTCAAGCGCGCAGGCGTACGCAGCGAGGAAGGCCTGCGGGAATTCACCTTCCGCTACGGCGAAAGGGAACTTCATGCGGCCGTGGTGAGCGGACTGCGCAACGCCGACACGCTCCTGAACGCCATCCGCGCGGGAGAAAAACATTACGACTTCGTGGAATTCATGGCCTGCCCCGGAGGCTGCATCATGGGCGGAGGGCAGCCCGTTTCCTCCTCCGGCGTCGGCATGTTCCGGCCGCGCCGCGATTCGCTCTATGAAGCCGACATCAACATGCAGATAAAGAAAACCAGCGAAAATCCCCTGCTCGATACGCTCTACTCCACCCTGCTCAAGGGCAGAGAGCACGAGCTTCTGCACAGAAATCTCACCGGAGAATGA
- a CDS encoding NADH-ubiquinone oxidoreductase-F iron-sulfur binding region domain-containing protein, which yields MEKSPETQKALAVLEKFTSDQCCGKCISCREGTRQMQQILVASEQPFPTPEELGLLSELGALIDHTARCGLGKSIARQVLSVLEHQGGEERVIEEYLPGPYQELIFFDIDPKRCKGCSKCARSCPVNAITGVVRQPFVINHETCIKCGTCMMNCKFGAISIKD from the coding sequence ATGGAAAAGTCACCGGAAACACAAAAGGCCCTGGCCGTTCTTGAAAAATTCACCAGCGATCAATGCTGCGGCAAATGCATTTCCTGCCGTGAAGGCACAAGGCAGATGCAGCAGATTCTTGTCGCCTCGGAACAGCCCTTCCCCACCCCGGAGGAACTGGGGCTTCTTTCCGAGCTCGGAGCACTCATCGACCATACGGCACGCTGCGGCCTCGGCAAGAGCATCGCACGGCAGGTTCTGTCCGTTCTGGAACATCAGGGCGGAGAGGAGCGCGTCATTGAAGAGTACCTGCCCGGCCCCTATCAGGAACTCATCTTTTTCGATATCGACCCCAAACGCTGCAAGGGCTGCTCCAAATGCGCGCGCAGCTGCCCGGTGAATGCCATCACCGGCGTCGTCCGCCAGCCCTTCGTCATCAACCATGAAACCTGCATCAAGTGCGGCACCTGCATGATGAACTGCAAGTTCGGCGCCATTTCCATCAAGGATTAA
- a CDS encoding SWIM zinc finger family protein, whose protein sequence is MDITVESVLAMAPDDASIKAARGLASPGKWQSLGFDESAVWGLCQGSGSKPYQVRVDLSGPVCACSCPSRKIPCKHSLALLLLMAQHSSSFTEGERPEWVAEWLAARQARAAKKEEGQTRKKSAAVSPKKEAARLERMKAGLEELSRWMEDQVRCGLSSLSGQYGEWSRLAARMVDAQAPGAAARLRSMEGLVDRGDDWPAEVLGRLGELQLLADAFSRMDTFSPAEKADVRTALGMAPDKESVLSGEDRVEDVWIVAGVSFEEEDKLWQRRVWLYGHSSGRMALLLDFSHKSRVFEHSFSAGDHVRATLAFYPGAFPLRAVVAEGPVSVSREPIPSFPLDDALLLMARAVAANPWQRPLPLFFSGARLFCENDTWRLLVGDEREIALAMTDAEAWELLARSGGHPLTVCGEWDGRALRLAGAFVQTES, encoded by the coding sequence ATGGACATCACGGTGGAGTCTGTTCTTGCCATGGCCCCCGACGATGCGTCGATCAAGGCGGCGCGCGGCCTGGCTTCGCCCGGAAAATGGCAGTCTCTCGGCTTTGATGAGTCCGCCGTGTGGGGGCTCTGCCAGGGAAGCGGCTCCAAACCCTATCAGGTAAGGGTGGATCTTTCCGGGCCTGTCTGCGCATGCTCCTGCCCCAGCCGGAAAATACCCTGCAAGCATTCCCTGGCTCTTCTGCTGCTTATGGCGCAGCATAGCTCCTCCTTTACCGAGGGGGAGAGACCGGAGTGGGTGGCGGAGTGGCTTGCGGCCCGTCAGGCCCGCGCAGCGAAGAAGGAAGAAGGGCAGACCAGAAAGAAGAGCGCCGCCGTTTCTCCCAAAAAGGAGGCCGCCCGTCTTGAACGCATGAAGGCGGGGCTTGAGGAGCTTTCCCGCTGGATGGAGGATCAGGTACGCTGCGGGCTTTCTTCTCTTTCCGGGCAGTACGGCGAATGGAGCAGGCTTGCCGCGCGCATGGTGGATGCGCAGGCCCCGGGAGCTGCGGCCAGGCTGCGGAGTATGGAAGGCCTTGTGGACCGCGGAGATGACTGGCCTGCGGAAGTACTCGGCAGACTCGGTGAACTTCAGCTTCTCGCGGACGCCTTTTCCCGTATGGATACGTTTTCTCCTGCGGAAAAAGCCGACGTGCGCACCGCTCTCGGCATGGCTCCCGACAAGGAAAGCGTGCTCTCCGGTGAAGACCGGGTTGAGGACGTATGGATCGTGGCAGGCGTGAGCTTTGAGGAAGAGGACAAGCTCTGGCAGCGGCGCGTGTGGCTTTATGGGCACTCTTCCGGCCGCATGGCGCTTCTTCTGGATTTTTCCCACAAAAGCCGCGTGTTCGAGCATTCCTTTTCCGCGGGCGACCATGTGCGCGCCACGCTTGCCTTCTACCCCGGAGCTTTTCCTCTGCGTGCCGTGGTGGCGGAGGGGCCGGTATCCGTCTCCAGAGAACCCATACCTTCCTTCCCGCTGGACGATGCGCTCCTGCTTATGGCGCGCGCCGTGGCCGCCAACCCCTGGCAAAGGCCGTTGCCGCTGTTTTTTTCCGGGGCGCGGCTCTTTTGCGAGAACGATACCTGGCGTCTTCTGGTCGGCGATGAGCGCGAAATCGCTCTTGCCATGACCGACGCAGAGGCGTGGGAGCTTCTGGCACGCAGCGGCGGACATCCGCTCACCGTGTGCGGAGAATGGGACGGCAGGGCGCTTCGTCTTGCCGGGGCATTTGTTCAAACGGAATCCTGA
- a CDS encoding DUF5691 domain-containing protein — MDSRLSMLGSQALLGTERRASALPVDDTPCGLLLKDIAAASNGNDAAALLRGAGAVFVCERAGFVPQKKSEAVLPPSCPEEKRDMLPENSPVVEMLGEIFRNGFFRLQREAIAYLAQRNMVLPYSLLVPALAMGRETPALRPSLSRILGERGLWLSERNSAWSLFAASSEEALDPEDWEHGRPAQRKAFFLLERSRAPRFARERFERDLASMGATERRELLALFSCNLSMEDEDLLERLLRKDRSREVKKAAADLLSRLPGSRYLERMGARLAACLQLSSAERSEGGLRAELGRIVSAVTGRGQKEFIVPPETYESSWAEDLISEKTPLSRLGPRAGWLYQMASAMPLVWWTKHTGRTPEELLELSDHSEWKDALQLAWGDAFLREPDAAWAHAMLRHVKKGGVWPSSSGEKLDVFRLAGTLSGSERDKAWEEMLTAKNLPELLQNIRARQEEGYLMSSSLAKRALFLMKERLSAKSWDYSLAPVAGELAALLPADMLPAAREMLAFPPESDSPNRNIADMFAAVALQREELGRYFSVPSTQ, encoded by the coding sequence ATGGATTCCAGGCTCAGCATGCTTGGTTCGCAGGCCCTGCTCGGCACGGAACGGCGTGCGTCAGCACTGCCTGTCGACGATACCCCCTGCGGTCTTCTTCTGAAGGATATTGCGGCCGCATCAAACGGCAATGATGCCGCAGCGCTGCTGCGCGGGGCCGGTGCGGTGTTTGTCTGCGAAAGGGCGGGCTTTGTGCCGCAGAAGAAGTCCGAGGCCGTGCTTCCGCCATCCTGTCCGGAAGAAAAGCGCGACATGCTGCCGGAAAACAGTCCTGTGGTGGAGATGCTCGGGGAAATTTTCCGGAACGGCTTTTTCCGCCTGCAGCGGGAAGCCATAGCATACCTTGCTCAAAGAAATATGGTACTGCCGTATTCTCTGCTGGTACCGGCTCTGGCCATGGGGCGGGAGACTCCGGCGCTGCGTCCTTCTCTTTCCCGTATCCTCGGAGAACGGGGGCTGTGGCTTTCCGAACGCAATAGTGCCTGGAGCCTGTTTGCCGCTTCCTCTGAAGAAGCACTCGACCCGGAAGACTGGGAGCACGGCCGCCCGGCGCAGCGTAAGGCTTTTTTCCTGCTGGAGCGTTCCCGCGCTCCCCGCTTCGCGAGGGAAAGGTTCGAGCGAGACCTTGCATCCATGGGGGCGACGGAACGCCGGGAACTGCTTGCCCTTTTTTCCTGCAATCTGAGCATGGAGGATGAAGATCTGCTGGAACGCCTTCTGAGGAAGGATCGCAGCCGGGAAGTGAAAAAGGCGGCGGCCGATCTGCTTTCCCGTCTGCCGGGCAGCCGTTATCTGGAACGCATGGGCGCGCGCCTTGCTGCCTGCCTGCAACTTTCTTCTGCGGAAAGGAGTGAAGGAGGGCTGCGTGCTGAGCTTGGGCGCATCGTCTCTGCGGTGACGGGGCGCGGACAGAAGGAATTCATCGTTCCGCCGGAAACGTATGAGTCTTCCTGGGCGGAAGACCTCATCAGCGAAAAAACGCCTTTGTCCCGCCTGGGGCCCAGGGCGGGGTGGCTGTATCAGATGGCTTCCGCCATGCCGCTTGTATGGTGGACGAAGCACACGGGCAGAACTCCCGAAGAACTGCTGGAACTTTCGGATCATTCGGAATGGAAGGATGCTCTTCAGCTGGCCTGGGGCGACGCTTTTCTCCGTGAGCCCGACGCGGCCTGGGCGCACGCCATGCTTAGGCATGTGAAGAAGGGCGGCGTATGGCCGAGCAGCTCGGGCGAAAAGCTCGACGTCTTCCGTCTTGCAGGAACCTTGAGCGGGAGCGAACGTGACAAGGCCTGGGAGGAAATGCTTACGGCAAAGAATCTGCCCGAACTTCTGCAGAATATCCGCGCCCGTCAGGAGGAGGGCTACCTTATGTCCTCTTCTCTTGCCAAAAGAGCTCTTTTTCTCATGAAGGAGAGGCTTTCCGCAAAAAGCTGGGACTACTCCCTTGCTCCCGTAGCCGGAGAACTTGCCGCTCTGCTTCCTGCGGACATGCTCCCTGCCGCGCGTGAGATGCTTGCCTTTCCGCCGGAGAGCGATTCGCCCAACCGCAACATCGCCGACATGTTTGCCGCCGTCGCCCTTCAGCGTGAGGAGCTCGGCAGATATTTTTCCGTACCGTCAACCCAATAA